From one Rattus norvegicus strain BN/NHsdMcwi chromosome 7, GRCr8, whole genome shotgun sequence genomic stretch:
- the Fmnl3 gene encoding formin-like protein 3 isoform X2, whose translation MGNLESTDGGPGEPPSVPLLLPPGKTPMPEPCELEERFALVLSSMNLPPDKARLLRQYDNEKKWDLICDQERFQVKNPPHTYIQKLQSFLDPNVTRKKFRRRVQESTKVLRELEISLRTNHIGWVREFLNDENKGLDVLVDYLSFAQCSVMFDFEGLESGDDGAFDKLRSWSRSIEDLQPPNALSAPFTNSLARSARQSVLRYSTLPGRRALKNSRLVSQKDDVHVCILCLRAIMNYQYGFNLVMSHPHAVNEIALSLNNKNPRTKALVLELLAAVCLVRGGHEIILAAFDNFKEVCKELHRFEKLMEYFRNEDSNIDFLVACMQFINIVVHSVEDMNFRVHLQYEFTKLGLEEFLQKSRHTESEKLQVQIQAYLDNVFDVGGLLEDAETKNVALEKVEELEEHVSHLTEKLLDLENENMMRVAELEKQLLQREKELESIKETYENTSNQVHTLRRLIKEKEEAFQRRCHLEPSARSLESMGGSEALARVGPTELTEGSTPSDLDLLAPAPPAEETLPLPPPPAPPLPPPPPPLPDKCPPAPPLPGAAPSVVLTVGLSAIRIKKPIKTKFRLPVFNWTALKPNQINGTVFSELDDEKILEDLDLDKFEELFKTKAQGPALDLICSKNKTAQKAASKVTLLEANRAKNLAITLRKAGRTAEEICRAIHTFDLQTLPVDFVECLMRFLPTEAEVKLLRQYERERQPLEELAAEDRFMLLFSKVERLTQRMAGMAFLGNFQDNLQMLTPQLNAIIAASASVKSSQKLKQMLEIILALGNYMNSSKRGAVYGFKLQSLDLLLDTKSTDRKMTLLHFIALTVKEKYPELANFWQELHFVEKAAAVSLENVLLDVKELGRGMELIRRECSIHDNSVLRNFLSTNEGKLDKLQRDAKTAEEAYNAVVRYFGESPKTTPPSVFFPVFVRFIRSYKEAEQENEARKKQEEVMREKQLAQEAKKLDAKTPSQRNKWQQQELIAELRRRQAKEHRPVYEGKDGAIEDIITVLKSVPFTARTAKRGSRFFCDAAHHDESNC comes from the exons AGCTCTATGAACCTGCCTCCTGACAAGGCCCGGCTGCTGCGACAGTATGACAACGAGAAGAAGTGGGATCTGATCTGTGACCAG GAAAGATTTCAAGTGAAGAATCCTCCCCACACCTATATCCAGAAACTCCAGAGCTTCTTGGACCCCAATGTGACGCGGAAG AAGTTCAGGAGGAGAGTCCAGGAGTCAACCAAAGTCCTCAGGGAGCTGGAGATCTCACTTCGCACCAATCACATTGG GTGGGTAAGGGAGTTTCTCAATGATGAGAACAAAGGCCTGGATGTGCTGGTGGATTACCTGTCGTTTGCCCAGTGTTCTGTCAT GTTTGACTTTGAGGGTCTGGAGAGTGGTGATGATGGTGCATTTGACAAGCTCCGGTCCTGGAGCAGGTCAATCGAGGACCTGCAACCGCCCAACGCCCTGTCGGCCCCCTTCACCAACAGCCTCGCTCGCTCTGCGCGCCAGTCCGTGCTCCG GTACAGTACTCTCCCTGGCCGCCGGGCCCTGAAGAACTCCCGGCTGGTGAGCCAGAAGGATGATGTGCATGTCTGCATCCTTTGTCTCAGAGCCATCATGAACTATCAG TATGGCTTCAACTTGGTCATGTCCCACCCCCACGCTGTCAATGAGATTGCACTTAGCCTCAACAACAAGAATCCAAG GACCAAAGCCCTGGTCTTGGAGCTGCTGGCAGCTGTGTGTTTGGTGCGGGGAGGTCATGAAATCATCCTTGCTGCCTTTGACAATTTCAAAGAG GTGTGCAAAGAACTGCATCGCTTTGAGAAGCTAATGGAGTATTTCCGGAATGAAGACAGCAACATTGACTTCTTG GTGGCCTGCATGCAGTTCATCAACATTGTGGTACACTCGGTAGAGGACATGAACTTCCGGGTCCACCTGCAATATGAGTTTACCAAGTTGGGGCTGGAGGAATTCCTACAG AAGTCAAGGCACACGGAGAGCGAGAAATTACAGGTGCAGATTCAGGCATACCTGGACAATGTGTTTGACGTGGGGGGCTTATTGGAGGATGCGGAAACCAAGAATGTAGCCCTGGAAAAGGTGGAAGAACTGGAGGAGCATGTGTCTCAT CTCACAGAGAAGCTTCTGGACCTGGAGAATGAGAATATGATGCGGGTGGCAGAACTGGAGAAGCAGCTGCTACAGCgggaaaaggagctggagagcaTCAAG GAGACATACGAGAACACAAGCAACCAGGTGCACACCCTTCGGAGGCTCattaaggagaaggaggaggcctTCCAGCGCCGATGCCACCTGGAGCCAAGTGCCCGGAGCCTGGAATCCATGGGTGGGAGCGAGGCCCTAGCCAGGGTAGGCCCTACAGAGCTGACTGAAGGCTCGACACCCTCCGACCTGGACCTGCTGGCTCCAGCCCCACCTGCTGAGGagactcttcctctgcctcctccaccaGCCCCGCCTttgcccccaccccctcctccactACCAG ACAAATGTCCCCCTGCCCCACCTCTTCCTGGTGCTGCTCCTTCTGTGGTGTTGACAGTGGGCCTGTCTG CCATTCGCATCAAGAAACCTATCAAGACCAAGTTCCGGCTGCCAGTCTTCAACTGGACAGCACTGAAACCCAATCAGATCAATGGCACTGTCTTCAGTGAACTTGATGATGAGAAGATCTTGGAG GACTTAGACCTGGACAAGTTTGAAGAATTATTTAAGACAAAAGCCCAGGGTCCTGCCCTTGACCTCATCTGCTCCAAGAATAAGACAGCACAAAAGGCTGCCAGCAAGGTGACCCTTTTGGAAGCCAATCGTGCCAAGAACCTGGCTATCACCCTTCGCAAGGCTGGGCGCACAGCTGAGGAGATCTGCAGGGCCATCCACAC GTTTGACTTACAGACACTACCTGTAGACTTCGTGGAATGCCTGATGCGCTTCCTGCCTACAGAGGCTGAGGTGAAACTGTTGCGGCAGTATGAGCGAGAACGACAGCCCCTAGAGGAGCTGGCAGCTGAGGACCGCTTCATGTTGCTCTTCAGCAAGGTGGAACGGTTGACCCAGCGAATGGCTGGCATGGCCTTTCTGGGCAACTTCCAGGACAATCTGCAGATGCTCACACCG CAACTGAATGCCATCattgcagcctctgcctccgTCAAGtcctcacagaaactgaagcagatgCTGGAG ATCATTCTTGCATTGGGGAACTACATGAACAGCAGCAAGCGAGGTGCTGTATATGGCTTCAAGCTCCAGAGCCTGGACCTG CTGTTAGACACCAAGTCCACTGACCGGAAAATGACACTGCTGCACTTCATCGCCTTGACGGTGAAGGAGAAATACCCAGAGTTGGCTAACTTCTGGCAGGAGCTGCACTTTGTGGAGAAGGCTGCAGCAG TGTCCCTGGAGAACGTGCTGCTAGACGTCAAAGAGCTGGGCCGGGGAATGGAGCTGATTCGGCGGGAATGCAGCATTCATGACAACAGCGTTCTGCGAAACTTCCTTAGTACCAATGAAGGCAAACTGGACAAGCTCCAGCGTGATGCCAAAACTGCTGAG GAGGCCTACAATGCAGTTGTGCGCTACTTTGGCGAGAGTCCCAAGACCACACCTCCCTCTGTATTTTTCCCAGTATTTGTCCGATTCATTCGTTCTTACAAG GAAGCAGAACAAGAGAATGAAGCCCGTAAGAAACAAGAGGAGGTAATGCGGGAGAAGCAGCTGGCTCAGGAAGCCAAGAAGCTGGATGCCAAG ACTCCATCCCAGCGGAACAAATGGCAGCAGCAGGAGCTGATTGCAGAGCTGAGGCGGCGCCAAGCTAAGGAACACCGGCCTGTTTACGAGGGGAAGGATGGTGCCATTGAGGACATCATTACAG TGTTGAAGAGTGTCCCTTTCACGGCCCGTACTGCCAAGCGGGGCTCACGCTTCTTCTGTGATGCAGCTCACCATGATGAGTCAAACTGTTAG